Proteins from a single region of Desulfosoma sp.:
- a CDS encoding B12-binding domain-containing radical SAM protein, with product MPHSPTVLLVNPWITDFAAYDLWAKPLGLLLLGALLRDEGWRVVFIDCLERHDPDTEGRTDVLSGRDDAFGTGKYFKTPIPVPEILADLGRPFFRYGIHPDSFRKKLTEIPRPNLVCVTSHMTYWYPGVQETIGVIREVLPEVPVWLGGVYARLCSKHAREKSGADRVFSSGSLKDVALALEAFLGYPLKNVEAWANVTRSCVPALDLLVQPTYGPLLLSLGCPYRCPYCASSVLQKERLTFSIDKLWAQVLSFQEKTGVRDYAFYDDALLLTGKSVLESLLKKVMQAGLSLRFHTPNALHVRGLTDPAWCRLLFEAGFVTLRLGLETTRGERQRQWGGKTDLKMFYQAMENLFRAGFSSKNIGVYLLAGVPEQTPEEVAEAIEVVRDAEAQPFVAEFSPIPGTALWNRAVKISAFPLLDEPLTHNNSLFACRRSDFTLEDLSALKKLARDARRRLAS from the coding sequence ATGCCCCATTCCCCTACGGTCCTTCTGGTAAACCCCTGGATCACGGATTTTGCCGCCTACGATTTGTGGGCGAAACCCTTGGGACTTTTGCTTCTTGGCGCCTTGCTGCGCGATGAAGGCTGGCGTGTCGTTTTCATCGATTGTCTGGAGCGGCACGACCCGGATACGGAAGGGCGTACCGACGTCCTTTCGGGAAGAGACGATGCCTTCGGGACGGGAAAATATTTTAAGACGCCCATACCCGTTCCTGAAATTTTGGCCGATTTGGGCCGTCCCTTTTTCCGCTACGGAATTCATCCGGACAGCTTTCGAAAAAAGCTGACCGAAATTCCCAGGCCTAACCTGGTATGTGTGACCAGCCATATGACATACTGGTATCCTGGGGTTCAGGAAACCATTGGTGTGATTCGGGAGGTTCTGCCGGAGGTGCCGGTGTGGTTAGGAGGCGTCTATGCACGGTTGTGTTCCAAGCATGCTCGGGAAAAAAGCGGGGCTGACCGTGTCTTCAGCAGTGGGTCTTTGAAAGACGTAGCTTTGGCGTTGGAAGCATTTCTGGGGTATCCGCTGAAAAATGTCGAGGCCTGGGCAAATGTGACACGATCGTGCGTTCCGGCCCTGGATCTGCTGGTGCAGCCTACCTACGGTCCTCTTCTCTTAAGCCTTGGCTGCCCCTATCGGTGTCCGTACTGTGCTTCGTCGGTGCTGCAAAAGGAGAGACTCACCTTTTCGATCGATAAGCTGTGGGCCCAAGTGCTGTCTTTTCAAGAAAAAACCGGTGTTCGTGATTACGCCTTTTACGATGATGCTCTTCTGTTGACCGGCAAATCGGTTCTGGAAAGTCTTTTGAAAAAAGTGATGCAGGCCGGTCTTTCGCTAAGGTTTCATACGCCCAACGCCCTTCATGTGCGGGGTCTGACCGATCCGGCATGGTGTCGACTTCTTTTTGAAGCAGGTTTTGTCACTCTACGGTTGGGTTTGGAAACTACGCGAGGAGAGCGACAGAGACAATGGGGCGGCAAAACCGATCTCAAAATGTTTTATCAGGCCATGGAAAATCTTTTTCGAGCGGGCTTTTCTTCCAAAAATATCGGGGTCTACCTCTTGGCGGGCGTTCCGGAACAAACCCCGGAAGAAGTGGCGGAAGCCATCGAAGTGGTCCGCGACGCCGAAGCCCAACCTTTTGTGGCGGAATTTTCGCCGATTCCTGGAACCGCGCTGTGGAATAGAGCCGTAAAGATCAGCGCCTTTCCTTTGCTAGACGAACCTTTGACTCATAACAATTCTTTATTTGCGTGCCGGCGTTCCGATTTTACCCTGGAAGACCTCTCGGCTTTAAAGAAGCTCGCGCGGGACGCACGACGTAGGCTCGCATCCTAG
- a CDS encoding monovalent cation/H+ antiporter subunit D family protein: METIYSIKPLLAVLVSLLAVPLIVKTGEKNPNLREFWSVLAGVLKFSIVVSMVPTILSGHTIECILVEGFYKGIDLKFRVDAFGLLFATVSSFLWILTTFYSVGYMRAGKEHSQTRYFSCFAISLSATMGVAFSANLVTLFLFYEILSLATVPLVGHKETGEAVEGATKYFLYLLGLSKTLLLAGVIIVYMTAGTTDFQPGGLLRPQTGSTLLFASFFLFLFGFAKGAVMPFHNWLPSAMVAPTPVSALLHAVAVVKVGVFSILRVVFHIYGVDLMTRMNLGITAAYVVSFTIIMASVIALTKDNLKARLAYSTVSQLSYVILGAVLLTPSSMVGGIMHIANHAFSKITLFFCAGSLYVSAHKTEISQLSGIGKKMPWTMAAFFIGSLSMIGVPPAAGFTSKWFLALGSIEAHAVPILMVLVMSTLLNAAYFLPITYKAFFEKENGAHGAEGHGHGHGHGDGHHEEVRELKFVVVPLVLTAIISLLIGLFPDFFLTLAKEVIR, encoded by the coding sequence GTGGAAACTATTTACTCGATCAAACCCTTGCTGGCCGTGCTGGTGTCTCTTCTGGCGGTGCCTCTGATCGTCAAAACCGGGGAGAAGAATCCAAATCTTAGGGAATTCTGGTCGGTTTTGGCCGGGGTTCTGAAGTTTTCCATCGTCGTGTCCATGGTGCCGACGATCTTGTCCGGGCACACCATCGAGTGCATCTTAGTGGAAGGCTTTTACAAGGGAATCGATCTAAAGTTCCGAGTGGATGCCTTCGGCCTGCTTTTCGCGACCGTCTCTTCCTTTCTATGGATTTTGACGACCTTCTATTCCGTTGGGTACATGAGAGCGGGGAAGGAACATTCCCAAACCCGGTATTTCAGCTGTTTCGCCATCAGTTTGTCGGCAACCATGGGTGTTGCCTTTTCCGCCAATCTTGTCACCTTGTTCTTGTTTTATGAAATCTTGAGCCTGGCGACGGTGCCTCTGGTCGGGCACAAGGAAACCGGCGAGGCTGTGGAAGGCGCTACCAAGTATTTCCTTTACCTGTTGGGTCTGTCGAAAACACTTCTTCTGGCAGGAGTCATCATCGTCTACATGACGGCAGGAACGACGGACTTTCAGCCGGGAGGGCTTCTGCGACCCCAGACCGGATCGACCTTGCTTTTCGCCTCCTTCTTCCTGTTTCTTTTCGGGTTCGCCAAGGGCGCTGTGATGCCCTTCCATAACTGGCTTCCTTCGGCCATGGTGGCGCCCACTCCGGTCAGTGCTTTGCTCCATGCGGTGGCCGTCGTGAAAGTCGGTGTGTTCTCGATCCTCAGGGTGGTGTTTCACATCTACGGTGTGGACCTAATGACCCGCATGAATTTGGGCATCACGGCCGCTTACGTGGTTTCCTTTACCATCATCATGGCTTCCGTCATCGCCTTGACGAAAGACAATTTGAAGGCACGGCTGGCCTATTCCACGGTGAGTCAGCTTTCCTACGTCATCTTGGGTGCTGTGCTTCTGACCCCGAGCAGCATGGTAGGGGGTATCATGCACATCGCCAACCACGCGTTTTCAAAGATCACCTTGTTCTTCTGCGCAGGCTCCCTGTACGTCTCGGCGCACAAGACGGAAATCAGTCAGTTGTCCGGTATCGGCAAAAAAATGCCGTGGACCATGGCGGCCTTTTTCATCGGATCTTTAAGTATGATCGGTGTGCCGCCGGCGGCCGGATTTACCAGCAAATGGTTTTTAGCTTTAGGGTCTATCGAAGCCCATGCTGTGCCGATTTTGATGGTGCTGGTCATGAGCACCCTGTTGAATGCGGCTTATTTTCTGCCCATCACCTACAAGGCGTTCTTTGAAAAGGAAAACGGTGCCCACGGTGCTGAAGGCCATGGCCATGGCCATGGCCATGGAGACGGGCACCATGAGGAGGTTCGGGAGCTGAAATTCGTCGTCGTTCCCTTGGTGCTTACGGCGATCATCTCGCTGCTCATCGGTCTATTTCCCGACTTCTTCCTCACTTTGGCCAAGGAGGTGATCCGATGA
- a CDS encoding NADH-quinone oxidoreductase subunit C produces MDESVTLKKLAQKFPDAVVGTHRFRGDDTVIVTKDKIRDICFFLRDDPDLLYNFMMDLTVVDYLGREPRFEVVYHLYSLAHNQRVRLKALVPESDLTIDSVVPVWIAADWFEREAYDMYGVVFQGHPNLRRILLYEGFEGHPLRKDYPLKKRQPLIGPVN; encoded by the coding sequence ATGGACGAAAGCGTCACGCTCAAAAAGCTGGCTCAGAAGTTTCCGGACGCCGTGGTCGGCACGCACCGATTTCGAGGCGACGACACGGTCATCGTCACCAAGGATAAGATTCGCGACATTTGTTTCTTTCTCCGGGACGACCCGGATCTGCTCTATAACTTCATGATGGACCTGACGGTGGTGGATTATCTGGGGCGGGAACCTCGCTTTGAAGTGGTCTATCACCTTTATTCCCTGGCTCACAATCAAAGGGTTCGCCTCAAAGCTCTAGTGCCCGAATCCGACCTCACCATTGATTCGGTGGTGCCGGTATGGATCGCCGCCGACTGGTTTGAGCGGGAGGCGTACGATATGTACGGGGTGGTCTTCCAGGGCCATCCCAATTTGCGTCGTATTCTCCTTTACGAGGGCTTTGAAGGGCATCCCTTGCGCAAGGACTATCCGCTGAAGAAAAGGCAGCCCCTGATCGGCCCTGTCAACTAA
- the nuoK gene encoding NADH-quinone oxidoreductase subunit NuoK produces MVSLNAYLVLGAVLFSIGAVGVLAHRNALIIYMCIELMLNAVNLTIVAYSRFLNSLDGHVYVFMIMTVAAAEAAVGLAILIALFRNKPTVDVDEINLSKG; encoded by the coding sequence ATGGTTTCGTTAAACGCATACCTGGTGCTGGGCGCTGTGTTGTTTTCCATCGGTGCGGTGGGCGTTCTGGCGCATCGCAATGCGCTGATCATCTACATGTGCATTGAACTGATGCTCAACGCCGTGAACCTCACTATTGTGGCTTATTCACGGTTTCTTAACAGTCTGGACGGTCACGTCTATGTCTTCATGATCATGACCGTGGCTGCGGCTGAGGCTGCTGTGGGGTTGGCAATCCTCATCGCCCTTTTCCGCAACAAGCCGACCGTCGATGTGGACGAAATCAATCTAAGCAAAGGTTAG
- the nuoB gene encoding NADH-quinone oxidoreductase subunit NuoB yields MGLKLSRWQVTRDLVARQKESTGPERLLDGSVILTRLEAAVNWARKYSFFLYPFVTACCGMEFMSVAGPRYDLDRFGAALPRFSPRQADLLMVVGTISHKQAPILVKVYNQMAEPKWVFAFGVCAVSGGFYDNYSVVQGIDTLIPVDIYVPGCPPRPEMVLDGLLQLQQKVKEERWSDWPRGEAPVSRC; encoded by the coding sequence ATGGGATTGAAGCTTTCGCGCTGGCAAGTCACGCGCGATCTTGTGGCGAGACAGAAGGAAAGCACGGGGCCTGAGCGCCTTTTGGATGGCAGCGTGATTTTGACCCGGCTGGAAGCGGCGGTCAACTGGGCCCGCAAGTATTCCTTTTTCCTTTATCCTTTTGTGACGGCCTGTTGCGGCATGGAATTCATGTCGGTGGCCGGGCCTCGTTACGACCTGGACCGATTTGGGGCCGCTCTGCCTCGTTTTTCTCCACGTCAGGCTGACCTTCTCATGGTGGTCGGCACCATCAGCCACAAGCAGGCCCCCATTCTTGTCAAAGTCTACAACCAGATGGCGGAACCCAAATGGGTTTTCGCCTTTGGTGTGTGTGCGGTTTCAGGCGGGTTTTACGACAACTACTCCGTGGTTCAGGGCATTGACACTCTAATTCCTGTGGACATTTATGTTCCGGGATGCCCGCCGCGCCCGGAGATGGTTTTAGATGGTTTGTTGCAGCTGCAGCAGAAGGTCAAGGAGGAGCGGTGGTCGGATTGGCCGCGGGGTGAAGCGCCGGTGAGCCGCTGTTAG
- the nuoH gene encoding NADH-quinone oxidoreductase subunit NuoH has protein sequence MAADLIESVAKILFIFAVNVGVFAPILGWVERKQSAVMQDRIGANRADILGFTAIGLFHSLADAIKLLTKEDFVPANANKFFHTLAPFISLVPAIAAFAIVPFGGRYELFGHEVHLVIADLDVGILYVFALAGLATYGTVLAGWSSRSNWSLLGGLRASAQMLSYEVAMGLSIIGLIMVYGTLKLTEIGAIQEDFFRWGIFLQPLGFIIFMTCAIAENKRIPFDIPEAESELVAGYFTEYSGMKFVMFWMAEFLEMVTISAVVTTLFFGAWHIPFVTDAMLLSWFQFAGPNGAAALAMLVNIAVFFTKVSFFIWLQMTIRWTLPRFRYDQVMRMCWKMLLPLSLINLSITGLVVLLL, from the coding sequence ATGGCTGCAGATCTTATCGAATCCGTTGCCAAGATCCTCTTCATCTTCGCGGTCAACGTGGGCGTTTTCGCGCCCATTTTGGGGTGGGTGGAGAGAAAGCAGAGCGCCGTGATGCAGGATCGTATCGGCGCCAACCGAGCTGACATTTTGGGTTTTACGGCCATCGGATTGTTCCATTCCCTCGCCGATGCCATCAAGCTGCTCACCAAGGAAGATTTCGTTCCCGCCAACGCCAACAAGTTCTTTCACACTCTGGCGCCTTTTATTTCTCTGGTTCCCGCCATCGCCGCGTTCGCCATTGTGCCTTTCGGCGGTCGTTACGAACTGTTCGGCCACGAGGTACATTTGGTCATTGCGGACCTGGATGTCGGCATTCTTTACGTGTTCGCTTTAGCCGGTTTGGCTACCTACGGGACGGTGCTGGCGGGATGGTCTTCTCGAAGCAACTGGTCTCTTTTGGGTGGTCTTCGGGCCTCGGCCCAGATGCTTTCCTATGAAGTGGCCATGGGGCTGAGCATCATCGGTCTCATTATGGTCTATGGAACCCTTAAACTTACGGAAATCGGCGCTATTCAAGAGGACTTCTTCCGCTGGGGAATCTTTCTGCAACCCCTAGGGTTCATCATTTTCATGACTTGCGCTATTGCGGAAAACAAGCGCATTCCCTTTGACATTCCGGAAGCGGAATCGGAGCTGGTGGCTGGGTATTTCACGGAATACAGCGGCATGAAGTTCGTCATGTTTTGGATGGCTGAGTTTTTGGAGATGGTAACCATCAGTGCCGTGGTGACCACACTCTTTTTCGGCGCTTGGCACATCCCCTTTGTGACGGACGCCATGCTGCTGAGTTGGTTTCAGTTTGCGGGGCCCAACGGCGCCGCCGCCTTGGCCATGTTGGTCAACATTGCGGTCTTTTTTACGAAGGTGTCTTTCTTCATCTGGCTGCAAATGACCATCCGGTGGACGCTTCCGCGCTTCCGATATGACCAGGTCATGAGAATGTGCTGGAAGATGTTGCTGCCGCTTTCCCTCATCAACCTCTCAATTACCGGGCTGGTGGTTTTGCTGCTATGA
- a CDS encoding NADH-quinone oxidoreductase subunit A, with product MNPYVPVLIMFFVAAATAAGMIAATTYIGPKKKFAEKMEVFECGESPIVNPKQRFSVKFYLVALFFVIFDIETVFLYPWAVLFNDLGWFGFVEMMLFVFILAVGLVYIWRRGALEWD from the coding sequence ATGAATCCTTATGTTCCCGTTCTCATTATGTTCTTTGTGGCGGCGGCCACGGCGGCCGGCATGATCGCGGCTACCACCTACATCGGCCCAAAGAAAAAGTTTGCCGAAAAAATGGAGGTGTTCGAATGTGGCGAAAGCCCCATTGTGAACCCCAAGCAGAGATTCTCGGTGAAGTTTTATCTCGTGGCTTTATTTTTTGTGATCTTCGACATTGAAACTGTCTTTTTGTACCCTTGGGCGGTTTTGTTCAACGACCTTGGGTGGTTTGGTTTTGTGGAAATGATGTTGTTTGTGTTCATTTTGGCCGTGGGCCTTGTTTACATATGGAGAAGGGGAGCTTTGGAATGGGATTGA
- the dtd gene encoding D-aminoacyl-tRNA deacylase, translating to MRAVVQRVSRASVEVQGKIVGAIGKGLLVLLGVGREDTDHDARYLAEKIVHMRIFADEQGKLNRSVLETGGAVLAVSQFTLWGDCRKGRRPSFVDAAPLEPARRLYETFIQEVEALGVPVATGIFQETMAVHLTNDGPVTLLLDSRKNF from the coding sequence ATGCGAGCCGTCGTGCAGAGGGTTTCTCGAGCGTCCGTAGAAGTGCAAGGAAAGATCGTGGGGGCCATCGGCAAAGGTCTTCTCGTGCTTCTCGGCGTCGGTCGCGAAGACACCGACCACGATGCCCGATACCTTGCGGAAAAGATCGTCCATATGCGAATCTTTGCGGACGAGCAAGGTAAACTGAACCGTTCGGTGTTGGAAACGGGCGGGGCCGTCCTGGCCGTCTCCCAGTTCACCCTCTGGGGTGATTGCCGCAAAGGGCGCCGCCCCTCCTTTGTGGACGCAGCCCCCTTGGAGCCCGCTCGACGTCTTTACGAAACCTTCATTCAGGAAGTTGAGGCTTTGGGCGTTCCTGTTGCCACCGGAATCTTTCAAGAAACCATGGCCGTTCATTTGACCAACGACGGTCCGGTCACACTGCTTTTGGACAGCCGCAAAAACTTTTGA
- a CDS encoding NADH-quinone oxidoreductase subunit I translates to MTSVQVGIPAAVLKPKKVRRRLDMTLWEKLYVAEIVRGLVVTSKHFFINMIGFIFPPAGKKRKIFTVYYPEEKLTLPPAYRGRPVLVADAQGKEKCVACGLCEKMCPAHAISIVAAEKAPGERYPERYTLDLGRCVYCGYCEEVCPKEAIVMSDEYQGLAQRERSRLVFQKEQLLRPESKVKARLSYVRRIYSKWNY, encoded by the coding sequence GTGACTTCCGTGCAGGTGGGCATTCCCGCGGCGGTCTTGAAGCCCAAAAAGGTGCGGCGTCGCCTGGACATGACCTTGTGGGAAAAGCTCTATGTGGCCGAAATCGTGCGCGGGCTGGTGGTGACCAGCAAGCATTTCTTCATCAACATGATCGGCTTCATCTTTCCTCCGGCCGGAAAGAAGCGCAAAATCTTTACGGTCTATTACCCGGAAGAGAAACTCACACTGCCTCCAGCCTATCGTGGCCGGCCCGTGTTGGTGGCCGATGCCCAGGGCAAGGAGAAGTGCGTGGCCTGCGGATTGTGCGAGAAGATGTGCCCGGCCCATGCCATCTCGATCGTGGCGGCCGAAAAGGCTCCGGGAGAGAGGTATCCGGAGCGGTACACTTTGGATTTAGGTCGTTGCGTGTATTGTGGGTATTGTGAAGAGGTATGCCCTAAGGAAGCCATTGTGATGAGCGATGAATACCAGGGGCTCGCGCAGAGGGAACGCAGCCGGCTGGTCTTCCAAAAGGAGCAGTTGTTGAGGCCGGAGTCGAAGGTCAAGGCGCGTCTTTCTTATGTGAGAAGGATATACTCCAAATGGAACTACTGA
- a CDS encoding NADH-quinone oxidoreductase subunit J has product MELLIFYAFCVGAVVSALLMVTTKRPVRAAMSLVATMSFLAGLYALLNAHLIAVLQLIVYAGAIMVLFLFVIMLLNIEEKEGKLAKNVFFIQLAGTVVVGVLLVAMVVVMNRLGPSVTAVEVDPSFGTTKAVGWMLFTKYLLPFEIASVLLLAAIVGAVILAKRRIGNSGA; this is encoded by the coding sequence ATGGAACTACTGATCTTCTATGCCTTTTGCGTGGGGGCGGTGGTTTCGGCCCTGCTGATGGTGACCACCAAGCGGCCGGTGCGTGCGGCCATGAGCCTAGTGGCGACCATGTCCTTTTTGGCGGGCCTTTATGCTCTGCTAAACGCCCACCTGATCGCGGTGCTGCAGCTGATCGTTTATGCCGGCGCCATCATGGTGTTGTTCTTGTTTGTGATCATGCTTTTGAACATAGAAGAAAAAGAGGGAAAGCTCGCCAAGAATGTCTTTTTCATTCAGTTGGCGGGAACCGTTGTGGTGGGCGTTCTCCTGGTCGCCATGGTCGTGGTCATGAATCGACTGGGACCTTCGGTGACGGCGGTGGAAGTGGATCCCAGCTTCGGGACCACCAAAGCGGTGGGCTGGATGCTTTTCACCAAGTACCTGCTGCCCTTTGAAATAGCGTCCGTGTTGTTGCTTGCGGCCATCGTGGGAGCGGTGATTCTAGCCAAGAGGAGGATAGGTAATTCGGGGGCCTAG
- a CDS encoding NADH-quinone oxidoreductase subunit D, with protein sequence MSEISRDLHTELMVINMGPSHPVTHGTVKFLATLEGETIVDLDVEIGYLHRGFEKMCENSTWQQVIPYTDRLNYVSPLINNTGYALAVEKLLGIDVPERCKYLRVIACELSRLADHLTNVAAAGLELGAFTAFLYFVEARELVWDLIEALCGARVTVNYVRIGGLKNDLPERFDEKVKHVFKEVRRLWKDVDKLLTKNRIFIDRVRGVGAISGEEAIAYGFTGPCLRACGVPYDVRKAQPYLVYDRMDFEVPIGETGDNYDKYLVRMEEMQQSMRIVEQALAQMPDGPINVRLPHVRMEPKEKIYTRIDSLIYHFKTVIEGIKPPPGEVYQAVEGGNGELGFYLVSDGSGKPVKCRVRPPCFALTAAMPRLVKGRLLADIVPTFDMINMIGGECDR encoded by the coding sequence ATGTCTGAAATTTCAAGAGACCTTCATACCGAACTCATGGTCATCAACATGGGTCCATCGCACCCGGTGACCCATGGCACGGTGAAGTTCCTAGCCACCCTGGAAGGAGAAACCATCGTGGACCTCGATGTGGAGATCGGCTACCTCCACCGAGGTTTTGAAAAGATGTGCGAAAACAGCACATGGCAACAGGTGATCCCCTATACGGATCGTCTCAACTACGTCTCTCCCCTGATCAACAACACGGGCTATGCCCTGGCTGTGGAAAAGCTTTTGGGAATCGATGTGCCCGAGCGGTGCAAGTATTTGAGGGTCATCGCCTGCGAACTGTCGCGCCTTGCGGACCATTTGACCAACGTGGCGGCTGCCGGCTTGGAATTGGGTGCCTTTACGGCCTTTCTCTATTTTGTGGAAGCTCGCGAACTGGTCTGGGATCTCATAGAAGCTCTGTGCGGCGCTCGAGTGACCGTCAATTATGTGCGCATCGGCGGCCTCAAAAACGATCTGCCGGAGCGCTTTGACGAAAAAGTCAAGCATGTCTTCAAAGAAGTGCGGCGTCTGTGGAAGGATGTGGACAAGCTCCTGACCAAGAACCGCATATTCATCGACCGTGTGCGGGGTGTAGGCGCCATCAGCGGGGAAGAGGCCATCGCTTACGGATTTACGGGGCCGTGCCTCAGAGCCTGCGGTGTGCCGTACGATGTGCGCAAAGCCCAGCCCTATCTGGTGTATGACCGCATGGATTTTGAGGTCCCTATTGGGGAAACGGGCGATAATTACGACAAGTACTTGGTGCGCATGGAAGAAATGCAGCAGAGCATGCGCATCGTGGAACAGGCCTTGGCGCAGATGCCTGACGGTCCCATCAATGTGCGACTGCCTCACGTGCGCATGGAACCAAAGGAAAAAATTTACACCCGCATCGACTCTCTCATTTACCACTTCAAGACGGTCATCGAAGGCATCAAGCCGCCTCCAGGTGAAGTGTACCAGGCTGTGGAAGGCGGAAACGGTGAGTTGGGGTTTTATCTGGTGAGCGACGGCAGCGGCAAACCGGTCAAGTGCCGAGTGAGACCGCCCTGCTTTGCTTTGACCGCCGCCATGCCGAGGCTGGTCAAAGGCCGGTTGCTTGCGGATATCGTCCCCACATTTGACATGATCAACATGATCGGCGGAGAATGCGATAGATAG